One segment of Deinococcus misasensis DSM 22328 DNA contains the following:
- a CDS encoding GlcG/HbpS family heme-binding protein — protein MKHILSLGEQEATLALNAVHAELQKRQTPAVIAIADAHGELLALKRMDGAGLPSIQVATNKAYTAARLGETTGQTGQASREQGWSFTNYGELRYVGWDGGVPVLFQNQVVGSVAVSGLPPEEDRQVAEIGVQAVLHSLQPEVHL, from the coding sequence ATGAAACACATCCTCAGCCTTGGCGAGCAGGAAGCCACATTGGCACTGAACGCCGTCCATGCCGAATTGCAAAAACGGCAGACCCCTGCCGTGATCGCCATTGCCGATGCACACGGAGAACTTCTGGCCTTGAAACGCATGGACGGTGCAGGCTTGCCTTCCATTCAGGTGGCCACCAACAAGGCCTACACCGCAGCCCGACTGGGCGAAACCACCGGACAGACCGGACAGGCATCCCGAGAACAGGGCTGGAGCTTCACAAATTACGGCGAACTCCGGTACGTGGGCTGGGATGGCGGGGTCCCTGTGCTGTTCCAGAATCAGGTGGTGGGCAGCGTGGCCGTCAGTGGACTCCCTCCAGAGGAAGACCGCCAGGTGGCCGAAATTGGAGTGCAAGCCGTCCTGCACAGCCTGCAACCAGAGGTGCACCTGTGA
- a CDS encoding aldo/keto reductase — protein MKPVQLSPIVAGAWRMADWNWTKEQRLRWIEQCLERGVTSFDHADIYGNYSVEQLFGEALALRPELRSQMQLVSKCGIKLISDQRPEHHIKSYDHSKKHILNSVDQSLKALQTDHLDVLLLHRPSPLMHADEVAEAFSLLKAEGKVLHFGVSNFTPAQFDLLNSRFELVTNQIELSPLHLDPLHDGTLDQAQQLKAPPMVWSPLAQGRIFTEHSERAKRVRSTLEKLAQSLGVAVSTVVYAWILKHPARPIPITGSHRIEAIDEAVKALEVHLTDEQWFEVWQASQGHEVP, from the coding sequence GTGAAACCTGTTCAGCTTTCTCCGATTGTGGCCGGAGCATGGCGCATGGCCGACTGGAACTGGACCAAGGAACAACGCCTGCGTTGGATTGAGCAGTGCCTTGAACGGGGGGTCACCAGCTTCGACCATGCCGACATTTATGGCAATTACAGCGTGGAACAGCTGTTTGGAGAGGCTCTGGCTTTGCGCCCTGAACTCAGGTCACAGATGCAACTGGTCAGCAAATGCGGGATCAAATTGATCTCAGACCAGAGGCCAGAGCACCACATCAAAAGTTACGACCACTCTAAAAAACACATCCTGAACTCGGTGGACCAGTCCTTAAAGGCCCTCCAAACCGATCATCTGGATGTGCTGCTGCTGCACCGCCCGAGCCCTCTGATGCACGCCGATGAGGTCGCCGAAGCATTCAGCCTACTCAAAGCTGAGGGAAAAGTGCTGCATTTCGGGGTGTCCAACTTCACCCCTGCCCAGTTTGATTTGCTGAACAGCCGTTTTGAACTGGTCACCAACCAGATTGAGCTTTCCCCATTGCATCTGGACCCCTTGCATGACGGGACCCTCGATCAGGCCCAGCAACTGAAGGCCCCTCCAATGGTGTGGTCTCCTCTGGCACAGGGCCGCATTTTCACGGAACATTCAGAGCGGGCAAAACGGGTCAGAAGCACCCTTGAAAAGCTGGCCCAGAGTCTGGGGGTTGCGGTATCCACTGTGGTGTACGCATGGATTTTGAAGCATCCGGCTCGGCCCATCCCGATCACTGGGTCCCACCGGATCGAAGCCATCGATGAAGCGGTGAAGGCTCTGGAGGTCCACCTGACCGATGAACAGTGGTTTGAGGTGTGGCAGGCCTCTCAAGGCCACGAAGTGCCCTGA
- a CDS encoding helix-turn-helix domain-containing protein — translation METSTSETPTSTFAQRLRELIGEQSVAAFARKVGLGEALIRKYLNGAEPSLSRANQIARAANCSLEWLATGGGFRYRQAEVVDMAALELAIKYALQLSGQQDAPFKLDATMKLMVTLYQYLRATKKPDGTFDEEETLQFGRYIAGICGV, via the coding sequence ATGGAAACTTCAACTTCTGAAACCCCCACCAGCACCTTCGCGCAACGCCTCAGAGAACTCATCGGTGAGCAAAGTGTGGCAGCCTTTGCCCGCAAAGTCGGACTCGGGGAAGCCCTGATCCGCAAGTACCTCAACGGAGCCGAACCCAGCCTGTCCAGAGCCAACCAGATCGCCAGAGCCGCCAACTGCTCCCTCGAATGGCTGGCCACCGGCGGCGGATTCCGTTACCGTCAGGCCGAAGTGGTGGACATGGCCGCTCTGGAACTCGCCATCAAATACGCCTTGCAGCTTTCCGGGCAACAGGACGCTCCTTTCAAGCTCGATGCCACCATGAAACTGATGGTCACCCTGTACCAGTACCTCCGGGCCACCAAAAAACCAGATGGCACCTTCGACGAAGAAGAAACCCTGCAATTTGGCCGTTACATCGCGGGAATCTGTGGGG